The Sesamum indicum cultivar Zhongzhi No. 13 linkage group LG9, S_indicum_v1.0, whole genome shotgun sequence genome segment GTTGCTGCTCGCATCCCTTGCATGAGTTCGGTTTTCTgtgtgattttctttttgtgactGGGAAATTAGGTAGGAGTTGGAAAAGACAGGAGAGAATCTTGGAGTTGCAGTTTCCAGTTATGGAGAAGTTGGGTTGTCACTTTTACTACTGTTTTACACATAGGctattttctctttaaaaTTAGGCTATTCGTGGAGTGATTTACGACAGAAAGAATGGAAAACTGGGGGAAAAGggataaataaagaaagaagcGACATGAAGTTAGAAACTGATAAAAACAAGATGTCAATTTTTTGACCATTTATTAGTTTTGTCTTGGTATCGGGCATAAACTTACTTCAGCCATGATCTGTGCAGTCACAGAATTAGTATAGAAATTACAGTGACGCTGAATAGATAGTAATTATTTCAGCATGagtaatttagtttatttgatttatttgtgtGTTAATAGTTATGAACGCTGTATTTATGCCTATTTGAAGGAACATCAAACACTAGTTTAACCAAGGGGAAGGCCGAATTATAAACTGGTGGTTCCGATGGCTGCTTCAGAAGCAGCCTTACAAGTTCTGTTTGGGGCAGTACCATCGCAAACTTATACAAACTTGAGATCAACTTCACTGCTTTCCTGTAAGTATAGCTTCAAGAGCCAAAAATGCACATCACAAAAGGCCCGGGGGATTTTTCGAATTTATGCGGGAAGCCATGTGATTAGAAAGACAGATGGTACTTTTCGAGGGGgacaaaataatcaatcaaaacCTCTGCGTTGCAATTGCACTGGGGCTGAAAGTGTTTGGGAGGCTTCTAGGGATGATGGAAGTAAAGGAGTGGTCAATGGTGTGGCCAAGGATCTTGATAATCAAAGTCTTGAGGCAACACAGCATTTCAAATATGAAAAGGAAGATCTTCTGTCTAATGATAAATTAGCATCAGATACAGCAGTGGGTAAGACCTTTAGTGGAGCTGGTGCAAACTCTTTGGAGGATGAAGCATGGAATTTGTTGCGAGCATCAATGGTGTATTATTGTGGCAATCCAGTTGGAACCATCGCTGCTAATGATCCAAGTGACTCAAACACTCTCAACTATGATCAAGTGTTTATTCGTGATTTTATACCTTCTGGGATCGCTTTCCTATTAAAGGGAGAATATGAAATTGTTAGGAACTTTATCCTTCACACTTTGCAGCTGCAGGTAATGGAAATGACATTATTGCAGGAAGCCTGTTGAATTTGTTATGTACATATTTCTTCATTCAAGTATAATTTACCTATCCTTCATGAACTTTATCCAGTTCATCGAGTCACTCACTTTTAAGGTGGCTACATTGCCTGCGATTTCTATGTTTGGGAAGAAACATTGGATTATGTTGATCTTTACTGTGTAGTACCATTACAATTTTTGCATGTTCAAGGAATATTATTTGTGTTCTCTACCGATAATTATGTGGGAAACTATAGCGACTATGCTCTAGGCAGAGTGTACTCTGTCGAGGACATCATATAATGTTTTGGAATTTCCAACACTTTTACACTGTTGTGCATGGTTCAGTATTCCATCCCTGCTGCTTTTTCAGGACTATTACATGATTGCAAAGCTGCTGAATGAgattaatttcacattttgacTGGGCCCAAATACTATAGATGAATTACTTGGTGAacttttggtatttttatttcattaaaaatttcttttgtgAGATCAGAGTTGGGAAAAAACCATGGATTGCCATAGTCCTGGACAAGGACTAATGCCAGCAAGTTTTAAAGTGCGTGTTGTGCCTCTAGATGGTGATGATTCTGCTACTGAAGAGGTCTTAGATCCTGACTTTGGTGAAGCAGCAATTGGTCGGGTAGCACCAGTTGATTCTGGTTAGTGGATTTCTGTTAGGCTGGTATTTTTGACTATCAGGCCAGACTAACATCATGACTTTGTTTCTCAAGGTTTGTGGTGGATCATATTGTTACGCGCATATGGAAAATGCTCTGGAGACCTTTCAGTCCAGGAAAGGATTGATGTACAGACAGGCATTAAGATGATTTTAAAGCTTTGTTTAGCAGATGGTTTCGATATGTTTCCAACTTTACTGGTAACAGATGGATCATGCATGATAGACCGTCGCATGGGTATCCATGGCCACCCACTTGAAATTCAGGTTTTCCTCTATTCCTTTTCTGTTTATATTTGCAATCAGCATACTTTTCCCATTCTCTGATCTCTACCCTCTACAGTCTTAGCTGCCCTTCCCCCTTCTTCTCTCTTCCCAGTTATCGTTTTGTTTGGTTAATAGTCCTTTCTAATGAAAGATGAATTCTCCTTAGTAGAACTTTAGAATGAAAACTTGTCCCGTGTAGTTCCTaggcaaaaaatataaatcacagGATTTCGCTTTCTAAGAATCATAAAGCAAGTGATGGGTAGCAGTTAGCAGGATGATGCATGCTTATTCAGTGGAAAGGGAGCCCACAAAACCCAGTAAGTATATGTATAGCATAAATGCTGCATGCTTATACAATATTGTTGCCTGTTTGTGCAGGCGTTATTCTATTCAGCTCTGCTGTGTGCACGCGAGATGCTTGCCCCGGAGGATGCTTCTGCTGACCTTGTCAGGGCGCTTAACAATCGTTTAGTAGCTTTATCGATTCACATCCGAGAGTACTATTGGATTGACATGAAGAAGCTGAATGAAATTTATCGATACAAGACAGAAGAGTACTCTTTTGATGCGGTTAACAAGTTCAACATCTACCCAGATCAAATTCCTCCGTGGCTTGTGGAATGGATGCCAAACAAAGGAGGCTATCTTATCGGAAACCTGCAGCCTGCACACATGGACTTCCGTTTCTTTTCACTGGGAAATTTGTGGGCTATAGTCTGCAGTCTCGCTACAGCAGATCAGTCACACGCGATATTAGATCTTATTGAAGCCAAATGGTCTGATCTAGTGGCTGACATGCCGCTAAAAATTTGTTACCCTGCTCTAGAGGGCCAGGAATGGCGAATAATCACGGGCAGCGATCCAAAAAACACGTAAAGTTTCTATTTGTATGAACTAGCTTTGTTTCATTTCAGGCTTAATGATTTTGATTGAGATATTCTGCTGTTGCTTTATATGCAGTCCTTGGTCTTACCACAATGGAGGTTCCTGGCCAACCTTGATCTGGCAGGTTAAGTTTCATATTCCTTGCCCTGTTACTTTTGTTTGGATTTCTTGGTTCCTGTTATGAACAATGAGAAGTAACTTTGATTCAGTGGCATATCAGCAGCTGATCCACCAACCAGCTATatcatttttctcttgtttgatGTAAATCTTTTAACATCTAGGTTCGGTACTATCACGTTGTATTGGAAAGCCCAGTGTTGGAAGCAAGATACGGAACTTGAACGGCATAGAATGAATGCCTTATTCTCCATTACAATGATGAGATTTTGTTGCACTAATTGTCTATTAACCCGGTTTCCTACGTCATCCTTAACTTGCTGTCATGATAATATCATCACAACAATCATTTCTGAGTTGCTTTTATGGTCATTAGTCCCACTGCTATTTCAACCTACATGCTTgtttctaatattttgtatCTGCATTCTTTCAGCTGACTGTGGCGTgcataaaaatgaatagacCAGAGATTGCTGAAAAGGCGATCAGAGCTGCTGAAAAACGTTTAGCGAGAGACAAGTGGCCTGAATACTATGACAGTAAAGGAGCAAGATTCATAGGGAAACAGGCACACCTCTTCCAGACCTGGTCTATTGCCGGATATCTGGTGGCAAAACTCCTTATTGCAAACCCGAGTGCTGCAAATATCTTAATTAACATGGAGGATGCAGAGCTACTGAGTGTCTTTTCTTGGGCACTAAATGCTAATCCAAGGGGAAAACGTTCCCGAAAAGGACCAAAGCAGAGCTTCATCATATGAATTCGTATATCAAACATGAAAGCTGCGAAGATCTGTAAGAGCAAGAAATGCCATATGCCATAATCTGTTTTGAACCTTGTCTGCCTGCTGTTGCTGGGGCCGTGTGTCAATTACAAGATCTGAGTGGAGAGACAGAGGCAAGTAATATAGGATCTCATTCATAGTTCAGCTCTGTATATGGTGAGCTGTTATAGAAGTATATCATTCATGAACTTATGATAGCACTTAGGTGCGCTTTTCtcgttcattttttattatctccGCCGGGTGATATAACTTAGGGAATTTTGTTGGCTGTAAGTTGACGTCTGTATCCAACTTAGTACGTTATTGAATTACAGGAGATTAGcttgtttgtttatgtttttcattttcgaTTTTCAGCAAGAAGCGtgtgtttttaaatttgtatagattttcatatgaaaatgagaatatattcaGACTAGTTGTGGTgtcaaatcaatttattttttattcttccaaCTTAATAACAACTCCTTGCAATACTCgtatattctgaaaatatatcGTTGACATCCCATCAAATCTGCAATAGTCTCAGACTCTCAGTTGATCAAACAAAGTGGACCTGGCAtgcaaatattacaaatttgaaaAGGAGATTTCGCTAACTTTCGAAATAGAGAGACACGTAAtcagtaattatattaatttctaaaagaaGTTATAATTGGTTGCCttcattatcttttatttgtttgataaaaCATGATTACACAAAGAGAGGCACCAGAGGAATCAGCCCAAGACTCTACAGCAACCTAAGTACTTCCATTCCATATGCAAAGTCGAAATAACATAGGAATAAGCATTTTGAATGACTAACATTTTCCTGTtcagttgaaaaatatatttttatttctataacaTTTGGAAAAGAGCAGCCAACATAGGCAGATATAATGGACAGGCAAGAAACTTAACCAAGACTTTTCTCAGCAATAATGCTCTCCAATAGAGATTGGCAAGCATCTTCAAGTAAATCTAGCACCTGCAGGAAATACGATCAAGGGTTCAGTTTAGACTAAGAGGTAAACTTTATGGGAAGAGGAATTAAAGCACAGGCGATTAACAGCAAACTTGTTGGTATCATCAAAGATATGATTAGaaagtagtaataataatgacaaTAGGAAGGAAGGACTAAAAGAAGTGTAAATAATAGGGACTGGCGTTTCAGTGAGCTTAAATTGAGAAGACAAAAATTCAAGTGTTACATCCAGAACGCACCAAAGTATTAGAACTTCGCAGGTTGAACCACTGTCACATATGTTAGACCAGTAGCATTAGCGTAAAATTGTTGGGCATAGCCAACTTGCCAGAATGTTTCTCATGTTGGCTAATATAGCCTTCCCaagtagaaaagaaattcTCTGCAACTGTGCCGACTTTAATAAACCCCTTGTGTGTACGGCTCACGACCAAGCTGACGAGCACAAGCTTGCCCAAGTACACACAAACCAAGTCGGCTAAGAAAGCAACAACCACTAAGCTTAATAAAGAGCTTTTGCCACATAAATCAGCACTTCGCAACAAGCCAGTCGACTATGTTTACTAAGGTGAATTTATGTCGgccaatcaaataataaaataaatttattcatctaaGCCAAACCAATAGAATTACTCATAAGGTCATTCTCCTCATGTAAGCTTGTGAGCTCTGTTCCAAGATGGGGCTTCACGGAACAACTAAAGCATCATTTCTttaaatgttttcttttctaccttccatttgaaagaaaatactaGTCAACAAAAAACTACCAGTGAACAGTAAGTGTATGTAAATAGAATGATAATACTAGCAGATTACAAATGATG includes the following:
- the LOC105170797 gene encoding neutral/alkaline invertase 3, chloroplastic — protein: MAASEAALQVLFGAVPSQTYTNLRSTSLLSCKYSFKSQKCTSQKARGIFRIYAGSHVIRKTDGTFRGGQNNQSKPLRCNCTGAESVWEASRDDGSKGVVNGVAKDLDNQSLEATQHFKYEKEDLLSNDKLASDTAVGKTFSGAGANSLEDEAWNLLRASMVYYCGNPVGTIAANDPSDSNTLNYDQVFIRDFIPSGIAFLLKGEYEIVRNFILHTLQLQSWEKTMDCHSPGQGLMPASFKVRVVPLDGDDSATEEVLDPDFGEAAIGRVAPVDSGLWWIILLRAYGKCSGDLSVQERIDVQTGIKMILKLCLADGFDMFPTLLVTDGSCMIDRRMGIHGHPLEIQALFYSALLCAREMLAPEDASADLVRALNNRLVALSIHIREYYWIDMKKLNEIYRYKTEEYSFDAVNKFNIYPDQIPPWLVEWMPNKGGYLIGNLQPAHMDFRFFSLGNLWAIVCSLATADQSHAILDLIEAKWSDLVADMPLKICYPALEGQEWRIITGSDPKNTPWSYHNGGSWPTLIWQLTVACIKMNRPEIAEKAIRAAEKRLARDKWPEYYDSKGARFIGKQAHLFQTWSIAGYLVAKLLIANPSAANILINMEDAELLSVFSWALNANPRGKRSRKGPKQSFII